In Cyclopterus lumpus isolate fCycLum1 chromosome 5, fCycLum1.pri, whole genome shotgun sequence, the genomic stretch aaagctgcattctctctcctgaccaccagggggcgactcctctgtttttatataagtctatgagaaaataacaACTTCTCTCTTCTAAACATTGTAAAAgtttatggtaaaaaaaagaaaaacaagatggcgacagcaaaaTTGCCGAACACTTATAAGCAGGAAAAGACAGCGACAGCTGTTTCATGTTTTCAATTGAAAGAAGTGGATTTTTGAGAGAATAATTCTAGTTtccacatctgtgtgtgtgtgtgtgtttgtgtgtgtgtgtgtgtgtgtgtgtgtgcgtgtgtgtgtgtgtgcagacgcTGTATCCGTGTAAAGGTCATCTGTTTTCCCACACCACAAACGTCCACTCATTAACATGACTCCCACTCATCGGCTCCTCTGGGTGAGTCTGAGGAGAACGAGCGGATCTTCCATTGTCGGGTCCAGTCCCTCTGGAATTTCCTCTTATACGTCACAATTACACGTagtgattattttcttttcaatatcCTCTGGACTTTGGCACGGCGACAAAGGTGCAGAACTATTGCTCAATAATATTCGAGTGTGTtggatttttaaatgtttctaagcgtagaaaacaaatctaaaaagtaACTAACTACAACTATTacataaatgtagtggagtgaAAGATACAATATTCCCCTGCGAAAAGTCATGGGAGTGCAAAAATGCATCAAATGGGAATACTTAAGTGAAGTACAAGTATCTCAAAATGCTCCATCAGTACTTGAGTGAATGTACTACaaacagcagcagagggagaaaaacaaatctaCTAGCTTCTTGATTTGTAGCTTTTATTTCGGTGAATAAACAATCTGCTTTAATGAGAGAGTTCTCCTCcttgaaaaaatagaaaaagataataatacaaGGACTCCCGTGGTGTGTCAGTATTCTGGGCTTTCTTCATGGAAACAATAACGGACACACGTCACACATGAGTCACATCTTGGGGTGTAAAAATAAACGCTTGTTTGTGCACACCAAagtctgtattgtttttttgtgtgtgcacttttTCAATGGATAACGACAatggaaacaaagaaataatcattgtttatttgtattaccTGCTCAAACTTAGGAACATTAAGGAACACGCTGTCGATCCAAAAGACACAAGAGTTAgacaattatattatatatatatatatatatatatatatatatcataccaaaggacaaacaaagcaaaaggacgtttaaaaacaaaaacaaatgtaggACAATACTTAACgtaaatgtttttatatcaaTGAATCATTGAGTCGTAACTTCAATGCAGagacattgaaaacatatttttagatTCAGTATAACTtacacattacccacaatgcagccCTCCCTctaaaagctgtgtgtgtgtgtgtgtgtgtgtgtgtgtgtgtgtgtgtgtgtgtgtgtgtgtgtgtgtgtgtgtgtgtgtgtgagagagagattgaggTGTGTTGTGCTAGCAGCTGGCTAACGTAGCCTGAGCAGAGATGCGCAGTGGGCTACAGAGGTCTCACTTCTATCCAACTCCACACCACCAGATATTACTtctacttttaaaatgtgtcgTCTTTAACTGACGGTGACTCCCCACAGCACCCTCTGGAGGTTTTACACCACTTTTGAAAACACCTAGAGTCAAGCTgatgtgtaaaaagaaaagaaaacactcacaTGCGTGCAGGGAGAAGTGCTTGCGTTCAGAGGACCCAGCGGTCGTGGCTGCGGCCGAAGGGATCACAGGGGCCACGCTCGACCCCAGGGGCCCGACGACCGGACgggcggtggaggaggaggaggagccggaggagtcgcccccttcaCCTAACAGGTGCTGGATGGAGTGGAGCTGGAAACAGGGGTCCGAGAGCAGGACGGAGGACGCCCGGGATATACTGAAGAAGaatcagaaagaagaagaagaagaatcagaagaagaaagaagaagaagaaaagagaagaagacgaagaaagaagaagaatcagaagggaagaagaagaaggaagaatcagaagaagaaagaagaatcagaagaagaaagaagaatcagaagaagaatcagcaaaaaagaaacaaagagagcaaATATGACTTCCCCGGtcctgtttttttccttctttttccccaaTACTAATAgcgatcattgatgatccatattaacAGAGGGTCTAAACACTGGTTGGTtgtacaaagtcacatgatcagagaaacatcatgatctactgatcacactgatcacatgatctaccgatcacatgaacaaatgatttaccgatcacatgttctcctcatcacatgttctactgatcacgtgatctactgatcacatgaatTACTAATCACATGTTCTAATGATCAattgatctactgatcacatgaacTATTGATCTACCGATCACACGATCTACCGATCACATGAATTACTGACCACATGCTCTACTAATCACATGTTCTAATGATCAattgatctactgatcacatgttctattgatctACCGATCACACGTTCTACCGATCACACGATCTACCGATCACACGATCTACCGATCACACGTTCTACCGATCACACGATCTACCGATCACACGATCTACCGATCACACGTTCTACCGATCACACGATCTACCGATCACACGTTCTACCGATCACACGATCTACCGATCACACGTTCTACCGATCACACGTTCTACCGATCACACGATCTACCGATCACACGTTCTACCGATCACACGTTCTACCGATCACAAGATCTACCGATCACACGTTCTACCGATCACAAGATCTACCGATCACACGTTCTACCGATCACACGTTCTACCGATCACACGTTCTACCGATCACACGATCTACCGATCACACGTTCTACCGATCACACGTTCTACCGATCACACATCATGATCTACTGATATTTACTCTGACGGTTAAACGGTGTCACTAGTCTGAGGTTCCTCTCCTCTTGGACACAGTCACACTAAACTAGATGGAGatcagctctctgattggccggGCTCGATCAGAACCCCAAAAAGCAAAAGTCAGACGGGAAAATGTTGTTTAGCAGCAAAGATCTGAATACGagagcaacaaacaaacaaacaaacaaacaaacagataaaCATAGAAAACAACATCTCAcagtaaagaaatgttttttcttggaaacggaataaatactgtttttatttctgttttcacaCAAACGGAGAAGAAACTCGATCTCACACATCAGACGTGATGGAGAACCTCATCTTTCATAtgtctgcctccttcctccaccctccccccgctcttctctctcctcctttcctgtctcctcccccaacactccctctctcctccatccctctctccttccccaacgttcactctctcctctccccatcttctctctccacctttccTCTCTCATACTCTCCAcctgccctctctcctccatccctctctcctcccccaacgctccctctctcctccatccctctctccttccccaacgttcactctctcctctccccatcttctctctccacctttccTCTCTCATACTCTCCAcctgccctctctcctccatccctctctcctcccccaacgctccctctctcctccatccctctctcctttaccaaagttctctctctcctctccccatcttctctctccacctttccTCTCTCATACTCTCCAcctgccctctctcctccatccctctctcctcccccaacgctccctctctcctccatccctctctccttccccaacgttcactctctcctctccccatcttctctctccacctttccTCTCTCATACTCTCCAcctgccctctctcctccatccctctctcctcccccaacgctccctctctcctccatccctctctcctttaccaaagttctctctctcctctccccatcttctctctctccaccttccctctctcctactctccacctcccctctctccttcccccacCACGCAATCCAACTTGTGTGCATCAATCTTTTATCGCGGGGCTTCCCACAAGACCCacctcccactcactcaccctctccgtctctctctacTCTCCCTTTTGAGTCTTCTGATggatctctctctttctctctctgactaTTTCTGAGTATCAAAGCTGCTGCGATGCTAGAGGTGGTGTAGTGAGTACTGCGACTACTTCTGACCCCCACccattgtactttatactcttACCTTTTAATCCCCTCCATTCATCCGACAGCTGTTGTTACAAATTAACTCAAAAACTGATGATAATTTAGTTCATAAACTTGCACCACCTTCATGCTAAAATGCTCAAATGTTGCATTCAGAGTAATTCTCTCTGCAgatatttgaacattttaacGTCACCAGTAATTAATACTCAACCCAAATGCGAGTAAAGAATCTATGCTTGTGAATAAAATGAGTTGCtgaaatacatattaatattctgTTATTCTTGTTTCCACATGAGTAACTCTTTTTTAATGTCTGTCCAGGGACTACAGACTTAAACTCTGGTGCATTTACAGCAATGTTTTACTAAATGAAaccaacaaattaaattaaataagccGACTTCGCTCCAAACTTTCGTCACTACAACGCGTACGTTTTCGCTTGGCATTGGGCGACGATCTTTGATCCGTGCTCGACCCTCTAGTTCAACCGCCATTGGTAGCGGTACCAGCCATGCTGCTGCTAATCGACCCGGgaaacagcagaggaggatAACCGTAAAGAGGGTCTGCACACCGCTCAGCCGAAGAAGGAAAGATGTAGTATTAAAAGACCCTCCACAGATAAGTGTGTGAGGTGAATACAACCAGatgttacattgttttcagATGATAGTGCATCTCATGGCTTTCTGGTGCATTATCAAAATATTGCCGCTACTGAGAGTGTATTTGACCCTTTTAGCTTGTAGAAGGTTCTCTTTTTACGAAGAGATTTAATTTGAGTACacagaacaaaagaaacactGTTCAGCTGCTTAACCAGGCCGATGACCGAAAGAGGCAAAAATCCCTCTGAATGAATCCCCATCGACGGAAAAAGAAACTGGAAGCTTGGATTCAAATAGCAATGGCTTCCAGTTGCAGTGTTTCACAATCAACAGTCTGAAACCTCTTCAATCCGACCGCGGAGAGGTCAGACAGCAGAGAGAAGAACTCAGGGTACCAGCCGAGGGTCACCGACTGGAATGGACTGGAAAACTAATTCAAAAGCAAAGTTCAACAGTTTTTCGGCCAAAATCGAGTAAATTGaagtttgaattaaaaaatatttcaaatgtatataaTGCATTTGGTGTGTGGATTtcacagtatttaaaaaaaatctctgttaaagaacaaaaacatcaaGATAACAGGTGCCTTCTGATAGGTCGCCCCTGTCCGTCACAGGAGGAATCCAGAGGGAACACCGTGGAAAACACCGGTGACATTTTCCACCAGAACCCACTTTGACCTTTTCATCACAGCAGCCGCGACACTTCCCGGGGAGAGATTGTTCGTCCTGTCTTCACATGCTCGTCCTCTACCTCGGCCTCTCTCCTCTACGCAGACcggagggaggtgggggaggggacACGACATCTTGCGATAGAATCCATTGGTAAGAAAAGCAGAGTGAGTCACAGCGAACAAGCTGGAAAATGTCACAGGCTGTGTTTCAAAGccattgtgtgtttcctcttttttttattacaaaccGACAAAAGGGCAACGTGTTTAGACTGACGGGGCTCATTGTACGCGGACCAGGAAGACTCGGACGGGAATGAAtggtgaggaagaaaaagacGTCCGCACGTCGAACCCCCATCGGATGTTCTCGGCCTTGTCTCCCAAAAGACAAAGTGAAATTCGTCTCATGAACCCTTTTAAGCTGAAGAAGTGTTTGtgtagagagtgtgtgtgtgtgtgtgttcttaatCCCCTGTGGCAGGAGATCAGCATGAAACGCACACTGTGACCAAGAACCGAAGACAGCTCGTCCCCCCTcccacacaaatacacagtcaaacacacagctctctcctgaccaccagggagactcctctggttgtatagaagtctatgcttcatgtattaaagctgcattccctctactgaccaccagggggtgactcctctggttgtatagaagtctatgcttcaagtgttaaagatacattctctctcctgaccaccagggagagactcctctggttgtatagaagtctatgcttcatgtattaaagctgcattccctctactgaccaccagggggtgactcctctggttgtatagaagtctatgcttcaagtgttaaagatacattctctctcctgaccaccagggagagactcctctggttgtatagaagtctatgcttcatgtattaaagctgcattccctctactgaccaccagggggcgactcctctggttgtatagaagtctatgcttcatgtgttaaagctgcattctctctactgaccaccagggggcgactcctctggttgtatagaagtctatgcttcatgtgttaaagctgcattctctctcctgaccaccagggggagactcctctggttgtatagaagtatatgcttcatgtgttaaagctgcattccctctattgaccaacagggggcgactcctctgtttgtatagaagtctatgcttcatgtgttaaagctgcattctctctcctgaccaccagggggcgactcctctggttgtatagaagtatatgcttcatgtgttaaagctgcattccctctatTGACCACCGgttggcgactcctctggttgtatagaagtatatgcttcatgtgttaaagctgcattctctctcctgaccaccagggggcgactcctctggttgtatagaagtctatataaatgactctacttctcttgatgtattccctcagtaaacattgtaaacattagtttttggtctcaatctctagtttcaagtcttcttcaatacagaatgatgttcatttagtaaattatggtcatttagagtcagacagaccataaagcaggggatgctttagggcggggctacaaattgattgacaggtcgacaccagtcattttacattacattacatgtcatttagctgacgcttttatccaaagcgacttacaataagtgcattaaaccgtgagtccaaactcagaacaacaagaatcaagcgagtacaatttcttcaataacattaaactacagagtgctatcagtaagagacatttaagtgctactaaagtgttaaactacaaagtgctatcggtaagggacatttaagtgctaccaaagtgctactacggcgctaccttccctattcaaggtacagtcgaaaaaagatgtgttttcagtttgcgacggaagatgtagagactttctactgtcctgatgtcaatggggagctcgttccaccaatgaggagccagcacagcaaacagtctgacttCATCGaatgtttagctcgtagtgacggaactacaagccgattggcagaagccgagcgaagtgaacaagctggggtgtgaggttagaccatgtcctgggtgtgaggttagaccatgtcctgggtgtgaggttagaccatgtcctgggtgtgaggttagaccatgtcctggtgtgaggttagaccatgtcctggtgtgaggttagaccatgtcctggtgtgaggttagaccatgtcctgggtgtgaggttagaccatgtcctggtgtgaggttagaccatgtcctgggtgtgaggttagaccatgtcctggtgtgaggttagaccatgtcctgggtgtgaggttagaccatgtcctgggtgtgaggttagaccatgtcctggatgtgaggttagaccatgtcctggtgtgaggttagactatgtcctgggtgtgaggttagaccatgtcctgggtgtgaggttagaccatgtcctggtgtgaggttagaccatgtcctgggtgtgaggttagaccatgtcctggtgtgaggttagactatgtcctgggtgtgaggttagaccatgtcctggctgtgaggttagaccatgtcctgatgtgaggttagaccatgtcctggctgtgaggttagaccatgtcctgatgtgaggttagaccatgtcctgggtgtaaggttagaccatgtcctggatgtagaccggacccgatctgtttgcagcacggtacgcaagtcaTATACgacgtctctacgtcactcctccacattccaaatatggtcactttctgttcactggttgcaaagaaACAACATGGCAACGGCCTTAagcaaagatggcgacggtgaaaaatgccaaactcaaggcttcacaATGTCAGCCCACAAACTTCAtgacgactacgtccacttctgaTGTACAGTCAAGTGTTATCATGAAAATAAGAGAGATGTGCCGCTACTTTTACTTGTGTCATTAGTAAAACACACTCCTGCAACCAAGTGTGGGAAAAGATGCAGTGTTTTAAACAATGTAGTGTAGGTGCACAAGCAtgtagtttatttatatttagataGTAATGTTTTGCTCCAGAATCCCCCTCACAAGGGGCAGCATAAGCCTTGGGTggtggagagaggcagagagagagagagagagagagagagagaggaaagagcaagaggagggtCTGAGATGGGCAAAGGGtgctgagaaaaagagagagtgtgtcggGGGAGATTAAACTATAatggagtagaggaggaggaggaggaggaggagctgggaaagcagcagaggaggcagacacacagctcACAGACACAGCAAGTGGTTAGTAGAAGGGAAGCAGCTCACAGCTCGACCTCCACTACTCACTacatctggacacacacacatgtgtatatacatatatgtgtatatacacacacacaaatacatatttacacgCATAGACATACATCTGGAGAGGAATGACTTCTCTTTTTCTGAGCATaggggaagagaaagaagagctCACAGCTGCATGTTTCACAGATTTCTCTTCTGCATAAAAAATCTCTCATCCACCCACtgctgaaggaaagaaaaacactctgCACGGATCAGCCGGAGGAGAAAAGACAcagagcggtgtgtgtgtgtgtgtgtgtgtgcgcgtgtgcgcgtgtgtgcgtgcgtgtgcgtgcgtgtgcgtgcgcgtgtgtgtgcgtgtgtgtgcgcgtgtgtgtgtgcgcgtgtgtgtgtgtgcgtgtgtgtgtgtgagagagagagagttttaaGTGCTTGCGAGTGCAGAGAAGTGAAGCGAACGGGATGCTGACTTCTTTGAAAATCTGATCTCGAGACTCGGGGCGTGTGCTGTGGGCGGCAGACAGCTGGGGGCCGTGAttcacaaaaaagaagaaaaaagagagacttGGCGGAGAATAGACAACGAGACGAAAGGCTCCTCGCCTCTGAACgaataggagagagagaggagaggcttGTTCGGGAGGAGACATCCCGGGTCTGTTTACGTCTTTCTGAAAAGGAGCTTCGTGTCCACGAGAACTCAAGCGAGGAGTCAAAAAGCGTGGACGAGCCGCTGATAAAGTCTTCGGGGGGGGGTTCTGTCTGCGTTGGAGGTGCGGAGGGTGCCGTTATGGGCTAAACGGAGCGCCAAGGGGGTCCGGAGGAAGGGATGTTTCCTCCAGCTGGAATAAAAACCCACAACAACAAGAAAGGATAACTATCTAAAAGCACAccgcctttttgttttcttcttttttttgtccacttTTCACACCTGGAGTTTTTTTCATGTCgccacctttttaaatatttttgtaatgttgTAATCTTGCTTGCCCACCGCAGATGGCCGCCACGCTGACTGGTGGACGCAGATGAGATCGCCTCATTCAACATTAGCCGTTGGAGGCGTAGATGAAACCCAGCGAGCGGAGCGTTTCCTCGGGGTGACATTGTGTTTGTGCCCCGTAGCTTAAATGCAAATAAGCATTCTGCCTCGGCCGCGTCTTGGAAACCATGAGAGACTCAGAGCGAGGGGCTCAAACATTTACGTCGGCATATCTGGCTGCAGTTTAAGAGGCTTTTGCTCCACATGTCAATGGACTGGaacaaggtaaaaaaaatgaaaaacaagtgtGCACACTCTCATGTGTTAGCTTGTCAGGAGTCTGTTTGTGTCAAATACGAATTACTTGATGAAAATTGAGATGAATCCCACAGCATGAAGAATGTAAAACACACGTTAAAAAAGTTATAAGCTGGGTGGTAATACAGAGACAACTACAAACAGATCTCTGGCTGCTGATGCCCGCAGCCTGCTGGTGGGCATAATGTCGTACGTTGCTGGGAGCAGTGGTTTTCCGCAGGGTGTGGCGGCACCGCCGTCGTGGTGGTCCGTCGTTGTCTTGTTCGTTTGTCTCCAGCTCCCCCAGCCGGACCCGGTCCGGGCCGCCGTCTGCCATTTTCAGGACTCCCCCCAGGCGGGCGGATGCCTCTGCGCCTCGGACATCCTCAGCTGCATCGCCGCGGGTCTGGATCAGGTTCCACGAGAGATGCCCGTCTCCGCTGTCACTCTGGATCTCAGCCACAACCAGATAGCGCAGTTGGAGGACGGCAGCTTTGAAGGACTCAACCGGCTGGAGACCTTGCGGATAGCGCACAACCGGCTGACTGTTATTAAGCCAGGGGCGTTTCGAAATGCTTCTGGGACTCTGCTCCAACACCTGGACCTGTCATCCAATCAGCTTAGTGGTTTGAAGGAGCTTTATTTCCTGGACCTACCCGGATtgaaggagctgctgctgttcaaCAACCGCATCGTTCACGTGGAGAGCAGAGCCCTGGCTGGACTGGGCAGCCTCCACAAGGCCTACCTCAGTCATAACCTCATTAAAGACTTCCCCTTCTTTTCCATCCAGGAGCACAGCCACCCTTACCTGTCCATGCTCGACCTGTCCTCAAACCGCCTGTCCAAACTACCCCTGGAGGACATAACAAACTTACCCATCTCGATGCAGAGAGGAATCTACCTTCACAACAACTCCCTGGTGTGCGAGTGCTCCATGTACGGACTTCTCCTGCACTGGGACCAGAGAAGATTTGCCTCGGTGACAGACTTCCGACAGGAGTACACCTGTCTGGTCTACGGGATACAGAGGGGCACTGTGCGCTTCTTCCAGCACGGCCGCTACTTTGAAAAATGCAACTTGACCGCGATGAGTCAGGGCCTTAGACAGCAGGAGAGCGGCGTTTCAGTGAAGGCGGGAAAGCCGGTGCTGCTGCACTGTGTGACCAGTCTCACCGGACAGCATGTGACCTTTCTCTGGGTGTCACCAAATCAGGAGTACGTGGCACCGCCGGGGAACAACGGATCGTTAAAGATGTACGCCAACGGCAG encodes the following:
- the amigo3 gene encoding amphoterin-induced protein 3, which codes for MSYVAGSSGFPQGVAAPPSWWSVVVLFVCLQLPQPDPVRAAVCHFQDSPQAGGCLCASDILSCIAAGLDQVPREMPVSAVTLDLSHNQIAQLEDGSFEGLNRLETLRIAHNRLTVIKPGAFRNASGTLLQHLDLSSNQLSGLKELYFLDLPGLKELLLFNNRIVHVESRALAGLGSLHKAYLSHNLIKDFPFFSIQEHSHPYLSMLDLSSNRLSKLPLEDITNLPISMQRGIYLHNNSLVCECSMYGLLLHWDQRRFASVTDFRQEYTCLVYGIQRGTVRFFQHGRYFEKCNLTAMSQGLRQQESGVSVKAGKPVLLHCVTSLTGQHVTFLWVSPNQEYVAPPGNNGSLKMYANGSLEILAARAEDSGIYWCMSQDRQRNETQEVNVTVVLHHAEPHEPFNTGFTTLLGCVVSLVLVLMYLYLTPCRCPPCCKAPTLNPAAATPSQGNEAGAGSAQSSILTPTPPATTEGPGRKVSTNKHVVFLEPIREQQNGRLGTGIGGHLGPGLLLGAEQHSKLHNQSQQRVGETDSIMPKFSDTIAMP